The Chitinophaga sp. H8 region CAGCCCGGTATATGATCCGCAACAGGCCCTGCTGGATACCTGTCTGGCACAACTGGACCTCGCTATTAATATGTTATCTGCTGCAGATGTGCCTTTGGAACAAACCTATGGGGACGCAGATATATTTTACAGCAGCAACTGGGCCAAATGGATAGGCCTGGCCAATACGCTGAAACTGCGTATCGCTGCCCGGCTGGAAATTGTGGATAATGCAAAATGTAAGCAGATCTTCCAGCAGGTGATGCAAAATCCTACCGGGGCTATCAGCAGCGATAACGGACAGGTAAAGTTCATGAACCCCACTTATTCTGCCTTTGGTGGTGGTGGAGACATCGACTATCGCAGCCGCAGGTTTGCTACCGCTTCTATCATGAAATTCCTCAAGTCCGTAAAGGACCCCAGGTTACCCATCTATTTTGATAAGAACGATCTGATAGGTACCTATAAAGATACTCTGACTAAATATGGAGCTACACTGCCGGCATTTATTAACCCGGCTGATCCGCTGATCATGTACCAGGGAGGTCCGGCCGACTGGACCACCAATCCTACCGTAGCAGCTTATTTCAGTAATGCGTTCCAGGTGGGAAATACCAATGCTGGTAATAAAGTGACGAACTATTTCCTGATGTCGCCTATCAACAGAAAGTTCTTTTCACCTAAACTAAATGGTGCTACGGATAATTTCCTGGCGGTAGAAGTAACCTACGCTGAAACCTGCTTTTATATAGCAGAGTTTATTCAGAAAGGATATGCGGGAGGCGTGGATACCAAGGGCTCTGCAGCCGACTGGTATAAGAAAGGGATTACCTCTTCTATTTTAACCATGAATGAAATAGCAATTGCTGCCAAATCCACAACAGCAGGTTTTGCTACAGATGGCAGTACCGAGATTAATGCTTACCTGACTAATCCGGCTGTGGCGCTGAACGGTACCAATGACCTGGAGCGTATCTATATCCAGCAATACCTGAACTTTTACAGGCTGGGTAATGAAGCCTTCGTATTTTGCCGCCGTACAGGCTATCCTAAACTGGGCTCTGCTTATTATGCACGGGAAGTGTTTAATGAAGTCATCCCTAGGCGTTTCTGGCTGGATGATCCCGGAGAAGTAAATCGTGCCAACTGGGCCAAAGCCTTACAAGACCAAGGATTTACACCTAACGCACAGGATGTGCCTACCCTGAGTAAGGAACGGATCTGGTATGATAAAACCGCACCGGATTTCGGAAAAGGTAATTAATACCCGGACGAAAATTGAGATGGGTAAATAATATAAAAGCGGCTGCCAGGGATGACAGCCGCTTTTCTTTTTGGATGGTGGTACAATCAATAACTTTTCCCGGTAACCATTAGTCATATTGTTTTTTAATAAACCAGATATCACGCAGGGTGAAATGGAAAATTGCATTTACATAATTTTCTTTGACCAGCCCGGCAGCGTTGGTACCCCGTTGGCCCACTTCCAGCCCAACATAATAATTGATCCTGCCGGAACGATTGGGAACAGATGCTCCTATTGTGCCTGAAATATCTTTGATCTGGTTGTTTTTGATCACCAGGTAAGATTTATTATAACTGAATCCTGCCTGTAAGGATACGCCATCCATAGGCATGTTGTAATAATATCGTTGAAAAGTATACTCCACACCTCCGGAAAACCGTTCCCCATCTGTTACGGTATATCCTGACGTTTTGTTGTTCAGTCCGCTCCATTGCTGCCGCCGGTAATCTGCTACCCAGGTAATAGGCCCGTTGTTGAGGGATAGCCCTAATCCTATCTGGGCGGGCAACTGGAATTTTTCCCTGGGAAGATCTTCCTTGTAGGAGGAGATGTCCTGATCATTCCGGATATTGATAGTTTGCTGCAGCTGCAGGTTTGTATTGAAACGGTAGGTAAGCCCCAACCCCAACTGCCAGTCTTTTATCTTACCGCTGTATTGCAGCCCAGCTGTAAAATTGGTGTTAAAGGTATATTTGTTGAAATCGGTGAATAATGTATCTGATCCAAAGTTCTCTGTACTGTTGATCGGGCCAAATAAAAAAGCGGTAGAAACACCGGCGGAAAAGTTTTTGGACAACTTAAATCCATTGGAAATAAACGCCCGGTTTATGCCACCATTGCCCTCTGTAGTACCTGTAACGGCAGTAGGGGTACCTGCAATATATTTGTTGGAGAGGAGCTTGTAGTCTACCGTGCTAAATGGTGTTACCCCTGCACTGGCTCCCCACCAGTTATTAACCCTGAACCCGATTGCCAGTTTTTTAAAGTTGATATCACCTGCCTGTTGTGACATATTACTGCCGGTATATTGTACCGTTTGTCCGCGCAGTGCCAGGTCCAGTAAAAAGTTCTGTCTGGGTATAGCTGCGTAGGAAGCTGGATTTAATTCATTCAGGTAGCCAAGTGATTTCCGGGCAATACCGGCGCCACCGGTGCCAAAATTACGGC contains the following coding sequences:
- a CDS encoding SusD/RagB family nutrient-binding outer membrane lipoprotein encodes the protein MKKLLHQYIRILPVILLLGTASCTKNFGDINTSPSVVVTPDIKFLLSYSEDKMVTYQGGEWVYESMEQLFRFTQHVTSSPYEITSNVNARYRNFYMNVLPNLLEIRRQIDARTDKDKYQKMKAVTYVLQVMNGIKVTDMNGSIPYTEADQGRYEKNYSPVYDPQQALLDTCLAQLDLAINMLSAADVPLEQTYGDADIFYSSNWAKWIGLANTLKLRIAARLEIVDNAKCKQIFQQVMQNPTGAISSDNGQVKFMNPTYSAFGGGGDIDYRSRRFATASIMKFLKSVKDPRLPIYFDKNDLIGTYKDTLTKYGATLPAFINPADPLIMYQGGPADWTTNPTVAAYFSNAFQVGNTNAGNKVTNYFLMSPINRKFFSPKLNGATDNFLAVEVTYAETCFYIAEFIQKGYAGGVDTKGSAADWYKKGITSSILTMNEIAIAAKSTTAGFATDGSTEINAYLTNPAVALNGTNDLERIYIQQYLNFYRLGNEAFVFCRRTGYPKLGSAYYAREVFNEVIPRRFWLDDPGEVNRANWAKALQDQGFTPNAQDVPTLSKERIWYDKTAPDFGKGN